In Streptomyces sp. NBC_00704, a genomic segment contains:
- a CDS encoding putative bifunctional diguanylate cyclase/phosphodiesterase, producing MEPTESAAPDATVRRRGVAGVWWGSWWAERSGGRPGAEAFVPHTEPHSTLDARARVQPPPGLPGGAASDRHLSWPTLPAAVVGAAAFALGAGFYRAFTDGHALFPCGTAGWALAVLAGVIVGHLVLLGRARWWGGTGSGAALTLAVLLLYGWVPAGMVSLTVVVLVGIARRHRWRQGVLHGAVDVLGIGAGALLLAACGRIPSVEHPWAPDTWTLYTAPQVVLVAVAYLAVTRVLLWYLHAPRVGGLPTVARTALVRQGLLAVALLGIAPLICVVALAKPVLLPLFAIPLIALDSTLWIARARAEEQLRDPLTGLPNRQWLLERIWTALDDAERIGARAALMLIDLDRFRSVNDTLGHLAGDRLLLQIADRLRVALPRGAEVARLGGDEFAVLLPVADSTTSASRIARALVADLGSPLDLDGLTLVLEASAGVAVFPDHALDAEGLLRRADVAMYQAKRDRTGVEVYESKRDSNTPDRLGLLGDLRRALDAHEVELHYQPKVRFDGQVAGLEALVRWVHPERGKVPPDEFIAIAESSGLMPHLTEYVLDTALAQVARWRAQGLFVPVAVNVSPRDVHTPGFAGSVAARLARHGVPAGALQLEITEHVLLEDPQRAADTLNALTGHGVKMSLDDFGTGYSSLVHLRRLPVSELKIDRSFVARLAVDAEDAEIVRCTLDLAHSLGLLVVAEGVEDDETWERLRDLGCDAVQGWLVAAAMPPEETTAWLRARGSRGWQRPAAALPAAASDE from the coding sequence ATGGAACCGACCGAGAGCGCCGCCCCGGACGCGACGGTGCGCCGACGCGGGGTCGCCGGCGTCTGGTGGGGGAGCTGGTGGGCGGAGCGCTCCGGAGGGCGTCCCGGCGCGGAGGCGTTCGTACCGCACACCGAGCCGCACTCCACGCTGGACGCGCGCGCCCGGGTCCAGCCGCCTCCCGGTCTGCCCGGCGGCGCCGCGTCCGACCGGCACCTGTCCTGGCCCACACTGCCCGCGGCCGTCGTCGGCGCGGCCGCCTTCGCCCTCGGCGCGGGCTTCTACCGCGCCTTCACCGACGGCCACGCCCTCTTCCCGTGCGGCACGGCCGGCTGGGCGCTGGCCGTCCTCGCCGGCGTCATCGTCGGACACCTGGTCCTGCTCGGCCGCGCCCGCTGGTGGGGCGGCACCGGCTCCGGCGCCGCCCTCACCCTCGCCGTGCTGCTGCTGTACGGCTGGGTGCCCGCCGGGATGGTCAGCCTCACCGTCGTCGTGCTGGTCGGCATAGCCCGGCGCCACCGCTGGCGGCAGGGCGTCCTGCACGGCGCGGTGGACGTCCTCGGCATCGGCGCGGGCGCGCTCCTGCTGGCCGCCTGCGGGCGGATACCGTCCGTGGAGCACCCCTGGGCCCCCGACACCTGGACGCTCTACACCGCCCCGCAGGTCGTCCTGGTGGCCGTCGCCTACCTCGCCGTCACCCGCGTCCTGCTCTGGTACCTGCACGCGCCGCGCGTCGGCGGACTGCCGACCGTCGCCCGCACCGCCCTGGTCAGACAGGGCCTGCTGGCGGTCGCCCTGCTGGGCATCGCCCCCCTGATCTGCGTGGTGGCCCTGGCCAAGCCCGTCCTGCTGCCGCTGTTCGCGATCCCGCTCATCGCCCTCGACTCCACCCTGTGGATAGCGCGCGCCCGCGCCGAGGAGCAACTGCGCGACCCGCTGACCGGACTGCCGAACCGCCAGTGGCTGCTGGAGCGCATCTGGACCGCCCTGGACGACGCCGAGCGCATCGGCGCCCGGGCCGCCCTGATGCTGATCGACCTCGACCGCTTCCGCTCCGTCAACGACACCCTCGGCCATCTCGCCGGGGACCGGCTGCTGCTCCAGATCGCCGACCGGCTGCGCGTCGCCCTCCCGCGCGGGGCCGAGGTCGCGCGGCTCGGCGGGGACGAGTTCGCCGTCTTACTGCCCGTCGCGGACTCCACCACCTCCGCGAGCCGGATCGCCCGCGCCCTGGTCGCCGACCTCGGCTCGCCGCTCGACCTCGACGGCCTCACCCTCGTGCTGGAGGCCAGCGCCGGGGTCGCCGTCTTCCCCGATCACGCGCTCGACGCCGAGGGCCTGCTGCGCCGGGCCGACGTGGCGATGTACCAGGCCAAGCGGGACCGCACCGGGGTCGAGGTGTACGAGTCCAAGCGCGACTCCAACACTCCCGACCGGCTCGGCCTGCTGGGCGACCTGCGGCGCGCCCTGGACGCGCACGAGGTCGAGCTGCACTACCAGCCCAAGGTCCGCTTCGACGGACAGGTGGCGGGCCTGGAGGCCCTGGTTCGCTGGGTGCACCCGGAGCGCGGGAAGGTGCCGCCGGACGAGTTCATAGCGATCGCCGAGTCGTCCGGACTGATGCCCCATCTGACGGAGTACGTGCTGGACACCGCGCTCGCCCAGGTCGCCCGCTGGCGGGCCCAGGGCCTGTTCGTGCCGGTCGCGGTGAACGTCTCGCCCCGCGACGTCCACACGCCCGGGTTCGCCGGGTCCGTCGCCGCGCGCCTGGCCCGGCACGGTGTGCCCGCGGGCGCGCTCCAGCTGGAGATCACCGAGCACGTCCTGCTGGAGGACCCGCAGCGGGCCGCCGACACCCTCAACGCGCTGACCGGCCACGGCGTGAAGATGTCCCTGGACGACTTCGGGACCGGCTACTCCTCCCTGGTCCACCTGCGCCGGCTGCCGGTGAGCGAGCTGAAGATCGACCGCTCCTTCGTGGCCCGGCTGGCCGTGGACGCCGAGGACGCCGAGATCGTGCGCTGCACCCTCGACCTGGCGCATTCCCTGGGGCTGCTGGTGGTCGCCGAGGGCGTCGAGGACGACGAGACCTGGGAGCGTCTGCGCGACCTGGGCTGCGACGCGGTGCAGGGCTGGCTGGTGGCCGCCGCGATGCCCCCGGAGGAGACGACGGCCTGGCTGCGCGCCCGCGGTTCACGCGGCTGGCAGCGCCCGGCGGCGGCGCTGCCCGCGGCGGCCTCCGACGAATGA
- the gatC gene encoding Asp-tRNA(Asn)/Glu-tRNA(Gln) amidotransferase subunit GatC — MPGITREEVAHLARLARLELKPEELEHFAGQLDDIIGAVARVSEVADQDVPPTSHPLPLTNVMRADEVRPSLTPEQALSGAPAQEQQRFKVPQILGED; from the coding sequence ATGCCTGGCATCACGCGCGAGGAGGTCGCCCACCTCGCCCGGCTGGCGCGTCTGGAGCTGAAGCCCGAAGAGCTCGAACACTTCGCGGGACAGCTGGACGACATCATCGGCGCGGTCGCCCGCGTCAGCGAGGTCGCCGACCAAGACGTACCGCCGACCTCGCACCCGCTCCCGCTGACCAACGTCATGCGGGCGGACGAGGTCCGTCCGTCGCTCACCCCCGAGCAGGCGCTCTCCGGCGCCCCGGCCCAGGAGCAGCAGCGTTTCAAGGTGCCGCAGATCCTGGGGGAGGACTAA
- the gatA gene encoding Asp-tRNA(Asn)/Glu-tRNA(Gln) amidotransferase subunit GatA, giving the protein MTDNVAIIKLTAAETAARIASGALTAVQVTEAHLARIEAVDEKVHAFLHVDREGALAQARAVDEKRERGEKLGPLAGVPLALKDIFTTEGIPTTVGSKILEGWIPPYDATLTKRLKAADVVILGKTNMDEFAMGSSTENSAYGPTGNPWDLTKIPGGSGGGSSAALAAHMAPLAIGTDTGGSIRQPAAVTGTVGVKPTYGAVSRYGMVAFSSSLDQGGPCARTVLDAALLHEVIAGHDPLDSTSIDAPVPPVVEAARNGSVDGMRVGVVKQFRGEGYQAGVIQRFDESVALLKELGAEIVELDCPSFDLALSAYYLIAPSECSSNLARFDGLRYGLRVGDDGTRSAEDVTSLTREAGFGPEVKRRIMLGTYALSSGYYDAYYGSAQKVRTLITRDFEKAFGQVDVIVSPTTPTTAFAIGERADDPMAMYLADLCTIPTNLAGNSAMSLPCGLAPEDGLPVGLQIIAPALKDDRLYKVGAAVEAAFVERWGHPLLEEAPSL; this is encoded by the coding sequence ATGACGGACAACGTCGCCATCATCAAGCTCACCGCCGCCGAGACCGCCGCGCGGATCGCCTCCGGCGCGCTCACGGCCGTCCAGGTCACCGAGGCGCACCTGGCGCGCATCGAGGCCGTCGACGAGAAGGTGCACGCCTTCCTGCACGTCGACCGCGAGGGCGCCCTCGCGCAGGCCCGCGCCGTCGACGAGAAGCGGGAGCGCGGCGAGAAGCTCGGCCCCCTCGCCGGCGTCCCGCTCGCGCTCAAGGACATCTTCACCACCGAGGGCATCCCGACGACCGTCGGCTCGAAGATCCTCGAAGGCTGGATCCCGCCGTACGACGCCACGCTCACCAAGCGGCTGAAGGCCGCCGACGTGGTCATCCTCGGCAAGACCAACATGGACGAGTTCGCCATGGGGTCCTCCACCGAGAACAGCGCCTACGGCCCGACCGGCAACCCCTGGGACCTCACCAAGATCCCCGGCGGCTCCGGCGGCGGCTCCTCCGCCGCGCTGGCCGCGCACATGGCGCCGCTGGCCATCGGCACCGACACCGGCGGCTCGATCCGCCAGCCGGCCGCCGTCACCGGCACGGTCGGCGTCAAGCCGACGTACGGCGCGGTCTCGCGGTACGGCATGGTCGCCTTCTCGTCCTCCCTCGACCAGGGCGGCCCCTGCGCCCGCACGGTCCTGGACGCGGCGCTGCTGCACGAGGTCATCGCCGGGCACGACCCGCTGGACTCCACGTCGATCGACGCGCCCGTCCCGCCGGTCGTCGAGGCCGCCCGCAACGGCAGCGTCGACGGCATGCGCGTCGGCGTCGTCAAGCAGTTCCGCGGCGAGGGCTACCAGGCCGGCGTCATCCAGCGCTTCGACGAGTCCGTCGCGCTGCTGAAGGAGCTGGGCGCCGAGATCGTCGAGCTGGACTGCCCGTCCTTCGACCTCGCCCTGTCGGCGTACTACCTGATCGCGCCGTCCGAGTGCTCGTCCAACCTGGCCCGCTTCGACGGCCTGCGCTACGGCCTGCGGGTCGGCGACGACGGCACCCGTTCGGCCGAGGACGTCACCTCCCTCACCCGGGAGGCGGGCTTCGGCCCCGAGGTCAAGCGCCGCATCATGCTCGGCACGTACGCCCTGTCGAGCGGCTACTACGACGCCTACTACGGCTCCGCCCAGAAGGTCCGCACGCTCATCACGCGCGACTTCGAGAAGGCGTTCGGGCAGGTCGACGTGATCGTGTCGCCGACGACCCCGACCACCGCCTTCGCGATCGGCGAGCGCGCCGACGACCCGATGGCGATGTACCTGGCCGACCTGTGCACCATCCCGACCAACCTCGCGGGCAACTCGGCCATGTCGCTGCCCTGCGGCCTCGCCCCGGAGGACGGCCTCCCGGTCGGTCTGCAGATCATCGCCCCGGCGCTGAAGGACGACCGGCTGTACAAGGTCGGCGCCGCCGTCGAGGCCGCCTTCGTGGAAAGGTGGGGGCACCCGCTTCTCGAGGAGGCTCCGTCGCTGTGA
- a CDS encoding methionine synthase translates to MNAHFSFGPATGIGSLPGGDAREAARTVTGSFEDFPHLPELPARGPGADMIGRTAGMLVELFARVEPSGWRIGDRPGRDTRRARSWLGEDLDALEEFTQGYEGQVKVQAVGPWTLAAALELRNGEAALSDPGACRDLAGSLAEGLRLHLDEVRRRVPGADVVLQLDEPSLTAVLRGHVRSASGYRTYRAVDRQIVEGTLRDVAGVNGEGPVVVHSCAPDVPFALLRRAGAAAVSFDFSLLTERDDDAIGEAVEAGTRLFAGVVPGVDAPLSDPAGSVRGVRTLWRRLGLRPGLLAEAVTLTPSCGLAGASPAYARQALAHCVRAARSLADNPE, encoded by the coding sequence GTGAACGCACACTTCAGTTTCGGCCCCGCCACCGGCATCGGCTCCCTGCCGGGAGGGGACGCCCGCGAGGCCGCCAGGACCGTCACCGGGTCCTTCGAGGACTTCCCGCACCTGCCCGAACTGCCCGCCCGCGGCCCCGGAGCGGACATGATCGGCCGCACCGCCGGGATGCTCGTCGAGCTGTTCGCGCGCGTGGAGCCCAGCGGCTGGCGCATCGGGGACCGGCCCGGCCGGGACACCAGGCGGGCGCGGTCCTGGCTGGGGGAGGACCTCGACGCGCTGGAGGAGTTCACCCAGGGCTACGAGGGACAGGTCAAGGTGCAGGCGGTCGGGCCCTGGACGCTCGCCGCCGCGCTGGAGCTGCGGAACGGCGAGGCCGCGCTCTCCGATCCCGGCGCCTGCCGCGACCTCGCCGGCTCCCTCGCCGAAGGCCTGCGCCTGCACCTCGACGAGGTGCGGCGGCGCGTCCCCGGCGCCGACGTCGTCCTCCAGCTCGACGAGCCCTCCCTCACCGCCGTCCTGCGCGGCCACGTCCGCAGCGCCAGCGGCTACCGCACCTACCGCGCGGTGGACCGGCAGATCGTGGAGGGCACGCTGCGCGACGTCGCCGGGGTGAACGGCGAGGGGCCCGTCGTCGTCCACTCGTGCGCGCCGGACGTCCCGTTCGCCCTGCTGCGCCGGGCCGGAGCGGCGGCCGTCTCCTTCGACTTCTCGCTGCTCACCGAGCGTGACGACGACGCGATCGGGGAGGCGGTCGAGGCCGGCACCCGGCTCTTCGCCGGTGTCGTGCCGGGCGTGGACGCCCCGTTGTCGGACCCTGCCGGTAGCGTCAGGGGTGTCAGGACGCTGTGGCGCAGGCTGGGGCTGCGGCCGGGGCTGCTCGCGGAGGCGGTCACGCTCACGCCGTCGTGCGGACTCGCGGGGGCCTCTCCCGCGTACGCCCGCCAGGCCCTCGCCCACTGCGTCCGGGCGGCGAGATCCCTCGCGGACAACCCTGAGTAA
- the ligA gene encoding NAD-dependent DNA ligase LigA, whose amino-acid sequence MAGDRQAETTVPSEAREQHAQLAEQIEEHRFRYYVKDAPVISDAEFDRLLRALEALEERYAELRTPDSPTQKVAGAYETEFTAVQHRERMLSLDNAFDDLELAAWAERVHKDVGSLSHHFLCELKVDGLAVNLTYEKGRLTRAATRGDGRTGEDITPNVRTIADIPDRLTGDGVPSLVEIRGEVYFPMEKFEELNARLVEAGDKPFANPRNAAAGSLRQKDPRVTASRPLHMVVHGIGALEGYEGLGRLSEAYDLLKTWGLPTSRHNKVVDDLDGVREFIAYFGENRHSVEHEIDGVVVKLDEIRLQGRLGSTARAPRWAIAYKYAPEEVNTKLVDIKVGVGRTGRVTPYAQVEPVTVAGSEVEFATLHNKDVVKAKGVLIGDTVVLRKAGDVIPEILGPVVDLRDGDEREFVMPSECPECGTALRPMKEGDVDLRCPNARGCPAQLRERLFYLAGRRALDIEHFGYVAAAALTKPLEPAEPPLADEGDLFDLTVDQLLPIRAYVLDQDSGLPKRDPKTGEEKIATVFANQSGEPRKNALAMLDNIAAAKDRPLARVLTGLSIRHVGPVAAEALAREFRSIERIERATEEELAATDGVGAIIAASLKEWFAEEWHQEILRKWKAAGVRMEEEGSAGDEGPRPLEGLTVVVTGTLEHFTRDGAKDALQSRGAKVTGSVSKKTSFVVVGDSPGSKYDKAVQLKVPVLDEDGFTVLLEHGPEAASEAALPVEE is encoded by the coding sequence GTGGCCGGCGACAGGCAAGCGGAGACGACGGTGCCCTCGGAGGCACGGGAGCAGCACGCGCAGCTCGCTGAGCAGATCGAGGAGCACCGCTTCCGGTACTACGTGAAGGACGCTCCGGTCATCAGCGACGCGGAGTTCGACCGGCTCCTGCGCGCCCTGGAGGCGCTGGAGGAGCGGTACGCCGAGCTGCGCACGCCCGACTCGCCGACCCAGAAGGTCGCGGGCGCGTACGAGACGGAGTTCACGGCCGTCCAGCACCGGGAGCGGATGCTCTCGCTGGACAACGCCTTCGACGACCTGGAGCTGGCCGCCTGGGCCGAGCGCGTCCACAAGGACGTCGGATCGCTCAGCCACCACTTCCTGTGCGAGCTGAAGGTCGACGGCCTCGCCGTCAACCTCACCTACGAGAAGGGCCGTCTCACGCGCGCGGCGACCCGCGGCGACGGCCGCACGGGCGAGGACATCACGCCCAACGTGCGCACCATCGCGGACATCCCCGACCGTCTCACGGGTGACGGCGTCCCGTCCCTGGTGGAGATCCGCGGCGAGGTCTACTTCCCGATGGAGAAGTTCGAGGAGCTCAACGCCCGTCTGGTCGAGGCCGGCGACAAGCCCTTCGCCAACCCGCGCAACGCGGCGGCCGGTTCGCTGCGCCAGAAGGACCCCCGCGTCACCGCGTCCCGTCCGCTGCACATGGTCGTGCACGGCATCGGCGCCCTGGAGGGCTACGAGGGGCTCGGCCGGCTCTCCGAGGCCTACGACCTGCTCAAGACGTGGGGCCTGCCCACCTCCCGGCACAACAAGGTCGTCGACGACCTCGACGGCGTACGGGAGTTCATCGCCTACTTCGGCGAGAACCGGCACTCGGTGGAGCACGAGATCGACGGCGTCGTCGTCAAGCTCGACGAGATCCGGCTCCAGGGCCGGCTCGGCTCCACGGCCCGGGCGCCCCGGTGGGCGATCGCCTACAAGTACGCGCCGGAGGAGGTCAACACCAAGCTCGTCGACATCAAGGTGGGCGTCGGCCGCACCGGCCGGGTCACCCCGTACGCCCAGGTCGAGCCGGTGACGGTGGCCGGCTCCGAGGTCGAGTTCGCCACCCTGCACAACAAGGACGTCGTCAAGGCCAAGGGCGTCCTGATCGGCGACACCGTGGTGCTGCGCAAGGCGGGTGACGTGATCCCGGAGATCCTCGGCCCCGTCGTCGACCTGCGCGACGGCGACGAGCGCGAGTTCGTGATGCCGTCCGAGTGCCCCGAGTGCGGTACGGCGCTGCGGCCGATGAAGGAGGGCGACGTCGACCTGCGCTGCCCCAACGCCCGCGGCTGCCCGGCCCAGTTGCGCGAGCGGCTGTTCTACCTGGCGGGCCGCAGGGCCCTGGACATCGAGCACTTCGGGTACGTGGCCGCGGCCGCCCTCACCAAGCCGCTGGAGCCCGCGGAGCCGCCGCTGGCGGACGAGGGCGACCTGTTCGACCTCACCGTCGACCAACTGCTGCCCATCCGGGCGTACGTCCTCGACCAGGACAGCGGACTGCCCAAGCGGGATCCGAAGACCGGCGAGGAGAAGATCGCCACCGTCTTCGCCAACCAGTCGGGCGAGCCCCGCAAGAACGCGCTTGCCATGCTCGACAACATCGCCGCCGCCAAGGACCGCCCGCTGGCGCGCGTCCTCACCGGCCTGTCGATCCGCCACGTCGGACCGGTCGCGGCGGAGGCGCTGGCCCGCGAGTTCCGCTCGATCGAGCGCATCGAGCGGGCCACCGAGGAGGAGCTCGCGGCGACCGACGGCGTCGGCGCGATCATCGCCGCCTCCCTGAAGGAGTGGTTCGCCGAGGAGTGGCACCAGGAGATCCTGCGCAAGTGGAAGGCGGCCGGCGTCCGCATGGAGGAGGAGGGCTCCGCCGGCGACGAGGGGCCGCGCCCCCTCGAAGGGCTCACCGTCGTCGTCACCGGCACCCTCGAACACTTCACGCGGGACGGCGCCAAGGACGCCCTGCAGAGCCGTGGGGCCAAGGTCACCGGTTCGGTCTCGAAGAAGACGTCGTTCGTCGTCGTGGGTGACAGCCCCGGATCGAAGTACGACAAGGCGGTGCAGCTCAAGGTTCCGGTCCTGGACGAGGACGGCTTCACCGTCCTGCTGGAACACGGCCCCGAGGCGGCCTCCGAAGCGGCCCTGCCCGTCGAGGAGTAG